One genomic segment of Alkalimarinus alittae includes these proteins:
- the hisB gene encoding imidazoleglycerol-phosphate dehydratase HisB, protein MAERKARVERNTLETQIAVEVNLDGTGQIKMDTGLPFLEHMIDQIARHGLIDMDLKAVGDLQIDDHHTAEDLGITLGQAVNKAIGDKKGIRRYGHAYVPLDEALSRVVLDFSGRPGLELNIPYTRATVGGFDVDLFQEFFQGFVNHAQVTLHIDNLRGTNTHHQIETVFKAFGRALRMAIEPDVRMAGIMPSTKGCL, encoded by the coding sequence ATGGCTGAGCGTAAGGCTCGAGTAGAACGAAATACACTCGAAACCCAGATTGCTGTTGAAGTGAATTTAGATGGTACCGGCCAGATAAAAATGGATACCGGCTTACCGTTTCTTGAGCATATGATTGATCAGATTGCTCGTCATGGGTTGATTGATATGGATCTTAAGGCCGTTGGTGACTTACAAATCGATGACCACCATACAGCTGAAGATCTAGGTATTACGCTAGGACAAGCTGTTAATAAGGCTATCGGTGATAAAAAAGGAATCCGTCGTTATGGTCATGCTTACGTACCTTTAGATGAGGCGCTATCACGTGTTGTGCTAGATTTCTCAGGCAGACCAGGTCTAGAGTTAAACATACCTTATACTCGCGCTACCGTGGGCGGGTTTGATGTGGATCTTTTTCAGGAATTTTTCCAGGGGTTCGTAAACCACGCACAGGTTACTCTACATATTGATAATTTACGTGGCACCAACACTCACCACCAAATTGAAACAGTATTTAAAGCATTTGGTCGTGCGCTTAGAATGGCGATTGAGCCTGATGTGCGAATGGCAGGCATTATGCCTTCAACTAAAGGCTGCCTTTAA
- the hisH gene encoding imidazole glycerol phosphate synthase subunit HisH, which translates to MNTVAVIDYGMGNLHSVSKAIEHVAPEAKVIVTSDASLIREADRVVLPGVGAIRDCMAEIQRLGVDKLVREVSQDRPFLGICVGMQALMQHSEENNGVDCIGLLPGRVKYFGDPLMEEGTKLKVPHMGWNKVRQVQSHPLWQGINDDERFYFVHSFYVAMEQASYVMGRSHYGKSIDAAVGHENIFAVQFHPEKSQHSGLALLKNFVQWNGRI; encoded by the coding sequence ATGAATACGGTTGCAGTAATCGATTACGGCATGGGGAATCTTCATTCCGTATCAAAAGCGATAGAACACGTAGCACCCGAGGCAAAGGTCATTGTGACATCTGATGCTTCGTTGATTCGTGAGGCTGATAGAGTGGTACTGCCTGGCGTTGGTGCGATACGAGATTGTATGGCTGAGATTCAACGCTTAGGAGTTGATAAGTTAGTTCGTGAAGTATCTCAAGATCGTCCTTTCCTTGGAATATGTGTGGGTATGCAAGCGCTAATGCAGCACAGCGAAGAAAATAACGGCGTTGACTGCATTGGTCTTTTGCCTGGGCGGGTCAAGTACTTTGGTGACCCGTTGATGGAAGAGGGTACAAAGCTTAAAGTACCTCATATGGGGTGGAATAAGGTTCGACAAGTTCAGTCGCACCCACTCTGGCAAGGAATTAATGATGATGAGCGCTTTTACTTTGTTCATAGCTTCTACGTGGCAATGGAGCAGGCAAGCTATGTGATGGGCCGCTCTCATTACGGTAAGTCTATTGATGCAGCTGTAGGTCATGAGAATATATTTGCAGTTCAGTTTCACCCTGAAAAGAGCCAGCACTCAGGTTTGGCTTTGTTGAAAAATTTTGTTCAGTGGAACGGCCGTATCTAA
- the hisA gene encoding 1-(5-phosphoribosyl)-5-[(5-phosphoribosylamino)methylideneamino]imidazole-4-carboxamide isomerase, producing MLIIPAIDLKDGKCVRLRQGRMEDSTVFEGDPVDLAGRWVDAGARRLHLVDLNGAFAGEPINGEIVQAIAARYPDLPIQIGGGIRTAETIEAYLKAGVQYVIIGTKAVKEPAFVTEMCKQFPGHIIVGLDAKDGKVATDGWAEVSSIEATDLAKQFENDGVSSIVYTDIARDGMMQGVNIDATVRLAQASSIPVIASGGVTNMDDITGLAAVADKGILGAITGRAIYEGTLDVSEAQRYCDGINV from the coding sequence ATGTTAATTATTCCTGCTATTGATCTGAAAGATGGTAAATGTGTTCGGCTGAGACAAGGGCGAATGGAAGACTCAACCGTATTTGAAGGCGACCCTGTTGACTTGGCGGGTCGCTGGGTTGATGCAGGTGCACGTAGATTGCACTTGGTTGATTTAAACGGTGCCTTTGCAGGCGAGCCAATCAATGGTGAAATTGTTCAAGCCATTGCTGCCAGATACCCTGATTTACCTATTCAGATTGGTGGTGGTATTCGTACCGCAGAAACAATCGAAGCCTATTTAAAAGCGGGCGTTCAGTATGTGATTATTGGTACAAAAGCAGTTAAAGAGCCTGCATTTGTGACAGAAATGTGTAAGCAGTTCCCTGGGCATATTATCGTTGGTTTAGACGCTAAAGACGGCAAAGTGGCGACGGATGGTTGGGCTGAAGTATCTTCAATCGAAGCGACTGATTTGGCAAAACAGTTCGAAAATGATGGTGTTTCTTCTATTGTCTACACCGATATAGCTAGAGATGGCATGATGCAGGGCGTGAATATTGATGCGACTGTGCGCTTAGCTCAGGCCTCATCCATACCTGTTATTGCGTCAGGTGGTGTGACTAATATGGATGACATTACAGGGCTGGCAGCGGTAGCTGATAAAGGCATTTTAGGTGCTATTACCGGGCGAGCTATTTACGAAGGTACTTTAGATGTATCGGAAGCGCAGCGCTATTGCGATGGTATTAACGTTTAA
- the hisF gene encoding imidazole glycerol phosphate synthase subunit HisF has translation MGLAKRIIPCLDVDNGRVVKGVQFVDIRDAGDPVEVARKYDEQGADEITFLDITASHEDRETMVHTVEKMASQVFIPLTVGGGIRTVDDIRKMLNAGADKVSINTAAVFNPEFVREAADRFGSQCIVVAIDAKKVSGPDEEDRWEIFTHGGRKPTGLDAVVWAKKMAEYGAGEILLTSMDQDGMKNGFDLGVTRAISDAVSIPVIASGGVGNLQHLVDGVKVGGADAVLAASIFHFGQHTIPEAKQFMAAQGVEVRD, from the coding sequence ATGGGTCTTGCAAAACGAATTATTCCTTGTCTAGATGTTGATAATGGTCGCGTAGTTAAAGGCGTGCAGTTTGTTGATATCCGTGATGCCGGTGACCCTGTAGAGGTTGCGCGTAAGTATGACGAGCAAGGTGCTGATGAAATTACGTTTTTAGATATTACCGCTAGTCATGAAGACCGTGAAACAATGGTGCATACTGTTGAAAAAATGGCTAGCCAAGTATTTATACCGCTCACAGTGGGGGGGGGTATTAGAACCGTTGACGATATCAGAAAAATGTTAAATGCGGGAGCCGATAAGGTTAGCATTAACACTGCAGCGGTATTTAACCCAGAGTTTGTAAGGGAAGCTGCAGATCGTTTTGGTAGTCAATGTATCGTGGTAGCCATTGATGCGAAAAAAGTCAGTGGGCCTGATGAAGAAGATCGTTGGGAAATCTTTACCCATGGTGGACGAAAGCCAACGGGGCTTGATGCTGTAGTGTGGGCGAAGAAAATGGCTGAATATGGCGCGGGTGAGATTTTGCTCACAAGTATGGATCAAGATGGCATGAAAAATGGCTTTGATCTAGGTGTGACTCGTGCCATTAGTGATGCTGTTTCTATACCGGTGATTGCGTCGGGTGGTGTAGGAAATTTACAGCATCTTGTTGACGGCGTTAAGGTGGGCGGTGCTGATGCAGTATTAGCTGCCAGTATATTTCACTTCGGGCAGCATACAATTCCTGAGGCCAAGCAGTTTATGGCTGCACAAGGTGTTGAGGTGAGAGACTAG
- a CDS encoding CZB domain-containing protein yields the protein MSGQSIESLFKGDQISVITFSTREASFAIPLEQVKYIEKDVKRNINVGKLDRFNHEVITFQNNAVPLFDFSLLTGSRSQLEENKELIALLNEREKDHRDWVDALDSAIKTSTPFTKTTDHDKCAFGVWYNQFETNDSDLKEVLERFDEPHKRIHSLAESLLNLAKKDKSRALIKLEKERNTTLTELIRLFETARERIRNSDRPIIVFVEQNNNKIGALRLDNIQDIETFTLENFSRDTSTEGIMKKNETDFSVEGFLRRGDLPPFMLINCQPVN from the coding sequence ATGAGCGGACAAAGTATCGAATCACTATTTAAGGGTGACCAAATTTCCGTCATTACCTTTTCTACCCGAGAGGCTTCCTTCGCGATTCCTCTCGAACAAGTCAAATATATTGAAAAGGATGTTAAACGCAATATTAATGTCGGTAAACTTGACCGCTTTAACCACGAAGTTATAACCTTCCAAAATAATGCTGTTCCTTTATTTGATTTCAGCTTGCTAACGGGTAGTCGGTCGCAGCTTGAAGAAAATAAAGAACTGATAGCCTTGCTTAATGAGCGAGAAAAAGACCATCGAGACTGGGTGGATGCACTCGACAGCGCGATCAAAACAAGCACCCCTTTTACTAAAACAACAGACCATGACAAGTGTGCTTTTGGTGTTTGGTATAACCAATTCGAAACTAACGATAGTGATTTAAAAGAAGTATTAGAGAGGTTTGATGAGCCACATAAACGAATACATTCACTTGCAGAGTCACTTTTAAACCTCGCAAAAAAAGACAAATCACGAGCGCTTATTAAGTTAGAAAAAGAACGCAACACAACACTAACTGAATTAATAAGATTGTTTGAAACCGCACGAGAAAGAATTCGAAATAGCGATCGCCCAATTATTGTTTTTGTTGAACAAAACAACAATAAAATTGGCGCACTGAGACTGGATAATATACAAGATATTGAGACCTTCACCCTCGAAAATTTTTCGAGAGACACATCTACTGAAGGGATTATGAAAAAGAATGAAACAGATTTTTCGGTCGAGGGATTTCTTAGACGCGGTGACTTACCACCTTTTATGCTAATTAACTGCCAGCCCGTTAATTAA
- a CDS encoding divergent polysaccharide deacetylase family protein, producing the protein MMSISLKSTIRQMVVKPIQILSFGLLLIPNHSWAESVSQPTIAIIIDDMGNHLKTGRQLIDLPYPLTLAFLPHRKHTPDLARSAHRLHKEIMLHMPMANTLGLELGAGGLTVDMTKPDLTNTLRKAIQAIPYVQGINNHMGSALTQRKTEMGWVMEELYNYPLYFVDSRTIASSIAGTTAQQHRIPSLSRDVFLDHWQTRESIHNQFNRLIQVAKEKGTAIAIGHPHQVTADYLEWALPKLDQQGIRIATISGLWAIRNNGQGMFSNRKQHASHSFATTTNEANNKKLKSANKL; encoded by the coding sequence ATGATGTCCATAAGTCTAAAAAGCACCATTCGCCAAATGGTGGTTAAACCTATTCAGATTCTATCATTTGGCTTGCTTTTGATCCCGAATCACTCATGGGCAGAATCCGTTAGCCAACCGACGATCGCGATTATTATTGACGATATGGGCAACCACCTGAAAACAGGTCGCCAACTAATTGATCTCCCCTACCCTCTAACACTTGCGTTCTTGCCACACCGAAAACATACCCCAGATTTAGCCCGAAGCGCTCATCGGCTCCATAAAGAAATAATGCTTCATATGCCAATGGCTAACACACTAGGACTAGAGCTCGGAGCAGGCGGTTTAACCGTGGATATGACCAAGCCCGATCTCACTAACACCTTACGCAAAGCGATTCAAGCAATACCTTACGTACAAGGCATTAATAATCATATGGGAAGTGCACTCACTCAGCGAAAAACTGAAATGGGTTGGGTTATGGAAGAGCTATATAACTACCCTCTTTATTTTGTTGATAGCCGAACAATCGCAAGTTCTATTGCAGGAACTACAGCTCAACAACACCGTATTCCAAGCTTAAGTAGAGATGTTTTTCTCGACCACTGGCAAACTCGCGAATCTATTCACAACCAATTTAACCGACTCATTCAAGTAGCTAAAGAAAAAGGCACAGCCATTGCCATTGGACACCCGCACCAAGTCACCGCCGACTATTTAGAGTGGGCACTACCGAAACTTGATCAACAAGGAATAAGAATTGCCACTATTAGCGGGCTTTGGGCCATTAGAAACAATGGCCAAGGTATGTTTAGCAACCGCAAGCAACACGCCTCTCATTCATTTGCAACTACAACAAATGAAGCCAACAACAAAAAACTTAAATCCGCTAACAAACTATAA
- a CDS encoding S41 family peptidase, whose amino-acid sequence MIDIQNHLRQLKSTGAGFITLPLLLSLALHSNVALSEDTAPQINNSPSNQLTSDNEATSENSETDQRTIIALPDPEKQLPLDDLRKFTEVFDRIKKTYVEDVDDSTLLNNAIKGMLSGLDPHSAYLEPSAFEDLQESTSGQFGGLGIEVGQENGYVKVIAPIDDTPAQKAGVEAGDLIIKLDDTPVKDMSLDEAVKLMRGEPGEPIVLTIARESENGPIEITIIRDIIKVTSVKTRLLEPGYGYLRITQFQAQTGEDFSKGLATLKSENEGELHGLILDLRNNPGGVLQAAVAVSDSLLDDGLIVYTEGRIKSSQLRFSATPGDELNGKPVIVLINGGSASASEIVSGALQDQGRAIIMGTESFGKGSVQTVMQLNEEYGLKLTTARYYTPNGRSIQALGIVPDIEVRRAKLTELQSQDFFKEADLAGHLSNGKEEKAGKDKKVGSTDQDDADDPTAILQRDFQLREAINLLKGLTILGNRAIKMSQNASETSATPTEK is encoded by the coding sequence ATGATAGATATTCAAAACCATCTACGCCAGTTAAAATCGACCGGCGCTGGATTTATCACCTTACCATTACTGCTTTCACTCGCACTTCATTCAAATGTAGCGCTATCAGAAGATACGGCTCCACAGATCAATAATAGCCCATCAAATCAGCTAACATCCGACAATGAAGCAACATCAGAAAATAGTGAGACAGATCAGCGAACAATTATTGCCCTGCCTGACCCAGAAAAACAGCTGCCGTTAGATGATTTGAGAAAGTTCACCGAAGTGTTTGATCGCATCAAGAAAACCTATGTAGAAGATGTCGATGACAGCACCCTTTTGAATAATGCCATTAAAGGTATGTTGTCTGGGCTTGACCCTCACTCAGCTTACTTGGAACCCTCTGCATTTGAAGACTTGCAAGAAAGTACCTCAGGCCAATTCGGAGGTTTAGGCATTGAAGTAGGGCAAGAGAATGGGTATGTAAAAGTTATTGCGCCAATCGATGATACCCCCGCCCAAAAAGCAGGCGTTGAAGCGGGTGACCTCATTATCAAGCTAGATGACACACCAGTAAAAGACATGTCACTCGATGAAGCTGTTAAATTAATGCGTGGCGAACCTGGCGAGCCGATTGTATTAACCATTGCTAGAGAAAGTGAAAACGGCCCTATCGAAATCACCATCATCAGAGACATCATTAAAGTAACCAGCGTTAAGACACGTCTGCTAGAGCCAGGGTATGGCTACTTAAGAATCACACAATTCCAAGCACAAACCGGTGAAGACTTTAGCAAAGGGCTAGCAACCTTAAAGAGCGAGAATGAAGGTGAACTACACGGCCTGATACTTGATCTAAGAAACAACCCTGGCGGTGTTCTTCAAGCGGCTGTTGCTGTTTCGGACAGTTTGCTAGACGACGGATTAATTGTTTACACCGAAGGCCGAATCAAAAGCTCTCAACTGCGGTTTAGCGCAACTCCTGGCGATGAGCTTAACGGAAAACCTGTCATAGTACTCATCAATGGCGGTTCAGCCTCAGCATCTGAGATCGTATCTGGTGCGCTGCAAGACCAAGGTAGAGCAATCATTATGGGCACAGAAAGCTTTGGTAAAGGTTCAGTACAAACCGTTATGCAACTCAATGAAGAGTATGGATTGAAGCTCACGACTGCTCGCTACTACACACCAAACGGACGTTCAATTCAAGCGTTAGGCATCGTACCTGATATAGAAGTAAGGCGTGCCAAGCTGACCGAGCTTCAATCACAAGATTTCTTCAAAGAAGCAGACTTAGCAGGTCACTTAAGTAACGGCAAAGAAGAGAAAGCAGGTAAGGATAAAAAAGTAGGAAGTACTGATCAAGACGACGCAGATGACCCTACTGCTATTCTGCAAAGAGACTTTCAACTACGTGAAGCTATAAACCTTCTTAAAGGCCTCACAATTCTTGGCAATCGAGCAATCAAGATGAGCCAGAACGCGTCTGAAACTAGCGCTACCCCCACTGAAAAATAA
- a CDS encoding murein hydrolase activator EnvC family protein, translated as MTITACHLRSNNRLVIRALPFIVLLLLLFPISPSHLSAANSEPEVSPKQLKELKKTIGKLNNELDKAEGRKNELQKRLKQSELEISRIGKDIHKVQQQLNDAQKRLKALQVKKKALELQLKNQQSYLKKQIVTAYSLGRQPAVKVLLNLEDPQKIDRTLAYYDYFNKARAKEIESYRSTINQLSSTRTEIDQENEKLINARSQLVTSKSELNESQRARKRALAKLNSSIKGKSREIEKLTNDQKRLEKLLQEVEKAIAELKLPEDSRPFSQLKSKLPWPTHGKVTKYYGSRLAGGKLRLNGVIIETNSEVKVNAVHYGRIVFSDWIRGFGLMSIIDHGGGYMSLYGHNKSLLKDIGDWVRTGETIAYSGKSGGQKETGLYFEIRKNGRPQNPLKWLQRK; from the coding sequence ATGACAATAACGGCCTGCCATCTACGTTCTAATAATCGTTTAGTAATACGCGCGCTGCCCTTTATTGTCTTACTTTTATTACTTTTCCCTATTTCACCCTCTCATTTATCCGCAGCGAATAGCGAACCTGAAGTTTCTCCTAAGCAATTAAAAGAGCTCAAGAAAACGATTGGCAAGCTCAATAATGAACTAGATAAGGCAGAAGGGAGGAAAAATGAACTTCAGAAACGGCTAAAACAAAGTGAGTTAGAAATAAGCCGTATTGGTAAAGATATACATAAAGTGCAGCAACAACTCAATGATGCACAAAAACGCCTTAAAGCGCTTCAAGTTAAAAAGAAGGCTCTAGAACTACAACTTAAAAATCAGCAATCTTACTTAAAAAAACAAATTGTTACAGCTTACTCCTTAGGGAGACAACCAGCCGTTAAAGTTTTATTAAACTTAGAAGACCCACAAAAAATTGACCGGACTCTCGCATATTACGATTATTTCAACAAAGCACGCGCAAAAGAGATTGAGTCCTACCGCTCGACGATTAACCAGTTGAGCAGCACGCGAACCGAAATAGATCAAGAAAATGAAAAACTGATTAACGCACGTAGCCAACTTGTTACCAGCAAATCGGAACTCAACGAGAGCCAGCGAGCTAGAAAGCGGGCGCTAGCAAAACTAAACAGTTCAATTAAAGGTAAGAGCCGTGAGATTGAAAAGCTTACGAACGACCAAAAGCGCTTAGAGAAACTTCTTCAAGAAGTCGAGAAAGCAATTGCTGAGCTAAAGTTACCTGAAGACTCTAGACCCTTTTCACAACTGAAGTCTAAACTTCCCTGGCCAACTCATGGTAAAGTGACAAAATATTATGGTTCTCGCTTAGCAGGTGGAAAGCTACGTCTAAATGGCGTCATAATAGAAACTAATTCAGAAGTGAAAGTAAATGCCGTTCATTACGGAAGAATTGTATTCTCAGACTGGATTCGTGGGTTTGGTCTAATGAGCATAATCGATCATGGTGGCGGTTATATGAGTCTATACGGCCATAATAAAAGCCTATTAAAAGATATTGGGGATTGGGTTCGCACAGGGGAAACCATTGCCTACTCCGGCAAAAGTGGAGGCCAAAAAGAAACAGGCTTGTACTTTGAAATAAGAAAAAATGGCAGACCACAAAACCCATTAAAATGGCTACAACGCAAATAA
- the gpmM gene encoding 2,3-bisphosphoglycerate-independent phosphoglycerate mutase → MTDIRTPTALIILDGWGHRDESDSNAISNANTPFWDQIWNQNPRTLINTSGMAVGLPEGQMGNSEVGHMNLGAGRIVYQNFTRITKDIADGDFFNNPALTTAVDKAVSANKAVHILGLLSPGGVHSHEDHIIAACELAAKRGATTIYVHGFLDGRDMPPRSAEPSINAIEKKLKELGVGRLASIIGRYYAMDRDNRWDRVEAAYNLLTLADAKFTYPDGVTALQAAYAREENDEFVQASVIQASGDQPATINDGDTVLFMNFRADRAREITRAFVDTEAFTGFKRTKVAQLADFVMLTEYSADIKASCAYPPSDLPNTLGEYMEKLELNQLRIAETEKYAHVTFFFSGGREALFKGESRELIPSPDVATYDLQPEMSAPELTDKLVSAIKGCKFDLIICNYANGDMVGHTGNYDAAVKAAECLDECLRKVEAAIKEVGGQCLVTADHGNAEQMVDPISGQAHTAHTTQPVPLVYMGDKKITLNEGGKLSDVAPSLLALMGLAQPEEMTGTSLIVAE, encoded by the coding sequence ATGACAGACATACGCACACCTACTGCTCTGATTATCCTTGACGGTTGGGGCCATCGCGATGAAAGCGACTCAAATGCAATTAGTAATGCCAACACCCCGTTCTGGGATCAGATCTGGAACCAAAACCCACGCACACTCATAAACACATCGGGTATGGCTGTCGGTCTCCCTGAAGGACAAATGGGTAATTCTGAAGTCGGTCATATGAACTTGGGTGCAGGCCGTATTGTTTATCAAAACTTCACCCGGATCACTAAAGACATTGCTGATGGCGATTTTTTTAACAACCCAGCTTTAACAACCGCTGTAGATAAGGCGGTTTCAGCCAATAAAGCCGTTCATATATTAGGCCTATTATCGCCTGGTGGCGTCCACAGCCATGAAGACCACATTATTGCAGCCTGTGAGCTCGCGGCAAAACGCGGCGCAACCACGATATATGTTCATGGTTTTCTTGATGGTCGTGATATGCCACCACGAAGCGCCGAACCCTCTATTAACGCGATAGAAAAGAAACTTAAAGAATTAGGCGTGGGCAGATTGGCTTCTATTATTGGTCGCTACTATGCAATGGATCGCGACAACCGCTGGGATAGAGTTGAAGCCGCATACAACCTGCTTACACTTGCTGATGCAAAATTCACTTACCCTGATGGCGTCACTGCCTTACAAGCGGCCTACGCTCGCGAAGAAAATGACGAATTTGTGCAAGCATCCGTCATTCAGGCAAGCGGTGACCAGCCCGCTACGATCAACGATGGAGATACCGTTCTGTTTATGAATTTCAGAGCCGACAGGGCTCGTGAAATTACTCGTGCATTTGTCGATACTGAAGCGTTTACAGGTTTCAAACGCACTAAGGTTGCTCAACTTGCTGACTTTGTCATGCTGACCGAGTACTCGGCTGATATCAAAGCCTCATGCGCTTATCCACCTTCAGACCTTCCCAATACCCTTGGTGAATACATGGAGAAACTGGAGTTGAATCAGCTACGCATTGCAGAAACAGAGAAGTACGCTCACGTGACGTTTTTCTTTAGTGGCGGTCGTGAAGCACTGTTTAAAGGTGAAAGTCGAGAGTTGATCCCATCACCTGATGTAGCAACCTACGATTTGCAGCCTGAAATGAGCGCACCAGAGCTTACAGACAAGTTAGTCTCAGCCATCAAAGGCTGTAAATTTGACTTAATTATCTGTAACTATGCAAACGGCGATATGGTTGGGCATACTGGTAATTATGATGCGGCGGTTAAAGCAGCAGAGTGTTTAGATGAGTGCTTGAGAAAAGTTGAAGCGGCCATTAAAGAAGTCGGCGGTCAATGCTTGGTAACGGCAGATCACGGCAACGCTGAGCAAATGGTAGACCCTATTAGCGGCCAAGCACATACAGCACACACTACACAACCAGTGCCATTAGTGTATATGGGCGATAAAAAAATCACATTAAATGAAGGAGGAAAGCTAAGTGACGTAGCCCCCTCTCTGCTGGCTTTAATGGGGTTAGCTCAACCTGAAGAAATGACAGGAACCTCTCTTATTGTTGCTGAATAA
- a CDS encoding rhodanese-like domain-containing protein, with product MERLFEFATTHWILASSFVGLLIALFLLEKHRSGRTISPQQATLLLNKDEGVILDVRDKKDFSEGRIKGSVHIPLASLKDRTADLEKYKDKQLVIVDKAGQHSGIAGKTLKAAGFENVCRMSGGISEWKNSSLPLVKK from the coding sequence ATGGAAAGACTTTTTGAATTTGCTACGACTCACTGGATTCTAGCTTCAAGCTTTGTAGGGTTGCTGATTGCACTATTTTTGTTAGAGAAACATCGCTCTGGGCGTACCATCTCTCCTCAGCAAGCGACCTTGCTGTTGAATAAGGATGAAGGGGTTATTCTTGACGTTAGGGATAAAAAAGATTTTAGTGAAGGGCGCATAAAAGGTTCTGTGCATATTCCTCTGGCTAGTTTAAAAGATCGTACTGCTGACCTTGAAAAGTATAAGGATAAGCAGTTAGTTATTGTAGATAAAGCAGGTCAGCACTCAGGTATAGCGGGGAAAACTCTTAAGGCGGCAGGGTTTGAGAATGTATGCCGTATGTCAGGTGGTATTAGTGAGTGGAAAAATAGTAGCTTGCCTTTAGTTAAGAAATAG
- the grxC gene encoding glutaredoxin 3: MKNVVLYTTRFCPYCVRAKALLNRKGVEYEEIAVDNDPSLRREMMAKSGAHTVPQIWIGDEHVGGCDELYALERKGKLDQALELESP, from the coding sequence ATGAAAAATGTAGTGTTGTATACCACCCGATTTTGCCCTTACTGCGTCCGTGCAAAAGCCCTCCTGAATAGAAAAGGGGTTGAATATGAAGAGATAGCGGTCGATAACGACCCTTCTCTTCGGCGTGAAATGATGGCTAAAAGCGGTGCTCATACGGTGCCTCAAATTTGGATTGGTGATGAGCATGTCGGTGGTTGTGATGAGCTGTATGCGCTAGAACGAAAAGGAAAACTGGATCAAGCACTTGAACTTGAGTCCCCTTGA
- the secB gene encoding protein-export chaperone SecB, whose protein sequence is MPENEQQAPVQPQFALQRIYVKDISFESPNAPEVFQQQWKPQINMDLNTASNKVSDSQFEVVLSLSITAKVEEKVAFIVEIQQAGIFHITGIEGPQLAQTLGAFCPNVLFPYAREAVDSLVNKGSFPSLMLAPVNFDAIFAEAMQRKQEEAAQEEGAATH, encoded by the coding sequence ATGCCGGAAAATGAACAACAAGCGCCTGTTCAGCCTCAATTTGCTCTACAGCGTATTTATGTAAAAGACATCTCGTTTGAATCTCCTAATGCGCCTGAAGTTTTCCAGCAGCAGTGGAAGCCTCAAATCAATATGGATTTGAATACGGCAAGCAACAAAGTGAGTGATTCTCAGTTTGAGGTCGTTTTATCATTATCAATCACAGCTAAAGTTGAAGAGAAAGTGGCCTTTATTGTTGAAATTCAACAAGCGGGTATATTCCACATTACAGGGATTGAAGGGCCTCAACTTGCTCAAACATTAGGTGCTTTTTGCCCAAATGTGCTTTTCCCGTATGCTCGCGAAGCTGTTGATAGCTTAGTTAACAAAGGAAGCTTCCCATCGTTGATGTTGGCACCGGTTAACTTTGATGCAATTTTTGCAGAAGCGATGCAGCGTAAGCAAGAAGAAGCAGCACAGGAAGAAGGCGCAGCTACTCATTAA
- the trmL gene encoding tRNA (uridine(34)/cytosine(34)/5-carboxymethylaminomethyluridine(34)-2'-O)-methyltransferase TrmL — MINIVLFEPEIPPNTGNLIRLCANTGFQLHLIEPMGFVLDDKRLRRAGLDYHEWAAAKIHKNYDDFLAAEQPERIFALTTKGSKYYHHVEFEKNDYLIFGPESRGLPEEIRMQIPNERWIRVPMKESSRSLNLSNTVALVVYEAWRQLDFEGGI; from the coding sequence ATGATAAATATCGTACTGTTCGAACCCGAAATCCCACCCAATACGGGTAACTTAATTAGACTCTGCGCCAACACAGGCTTTCAGCTTCACCTTATTGAGCCGATGGGGTTTGTTCTAGATGACAAAAGACTTCGTCGAGCAGGTCTGGATTATCACGAATGGGCCGCTGCAAAAATCCATAAAAACTATGACGATTTTTTAGCAGCAGAACAACCTGAACGTATTTTTGCTTTAACAACAAAAGGCAGTAAGTATTACCATCATGTTGAATTTGAGAAGAATGATTATTTAATCTTTGGACCAGAGTCTAGAGGTCTACCAGAAGAGATTCGGATGCAGATTCCAAATGAACGCTGGATACGCGTCCCGATGAAAGAAAGCAGCAGAAGCTTAAACCTTTCGAATACCGTCGCCCTAGTGGTATATGAAGCCTGGCGTCAACTTGACTTTGAAGGGGGGATTTAG